One window of uncultured Methanoregula sp. genomic DNA carries:
- a CDS encoding phenylacetate--CoA ligase, protein MYWNEKIETLKPDALHALQLKRLKKTMSLAQNVDFYRKQFKSAGIQKTSIKSLDDITKIPFTRKQDLRDGYPFGFFAVPLKQVVRIHTTSGTTGKPTVVGYTRKDLDTWSDLIARNMTMVGITDEDVFQNMVNYGMFTGGLGFHYGAEKIGMTVIPSATGNTKRQIEMINDFGVTTIHCTPSYAMHLSEVAEEMGTSLDSLKTGLFGAESWSESTRKTLENRLGITAYDSYGLSELFGPGVAFECAERNGLHIWHDSYLVEIIDPKTGEQVADGERGELVVTPLAKEAMPLLRYRTGDITMLMEDGCLCRRGKKIARITGRSDDMLVIRGINVFPSQIEHVLLRIPEVGNQFMVYIDRINHLDEMTVEVEINREFFSGELADLARLQKKVVKELRDTLELRTTVTLVEPGSLPRFEGKAKRVIDRRGAE, encoded by the coding sequence ATGTACTGGAATGAAAAGATTGAGACCCTGAAGCCCGATGCCCTGCACGCACTCCAGCTCAAACGGTTGAAAAAGACTATGAGTCTGGCGCAGAATGTTGATTTTTACCGTAAACAGTTTAAAAGTGCAGGCATCCAGAAAACCTCAATAAAATCCTTGGACGATATTACGAAAATCCCTTTCACCAGGAAACAGGACCTCAGGGACGGATATCCGTTTGGTTTTTTTGCAGTACCCCTTAAACAGGTTGTTCGGATTCATACTACTTCGGGGACCACAGGAAAACCTACCGTTGTGGGATATACCAGAAAAGATCTTGATACGTGGTCAGATCTGATAGCCCGGAATATGACGATGGTGGGCATAACCGATGAAGATGTCTTCCAGAACATGGTCAATTATGGTATGTTCACCGGTGGTCTTGGTTTCCATTACGGTGCAGAAAAAATCGGGATGACGGTTATTCCCAGTGCAACGGGCAATACAAAGCGGCAGATCGAGATGATAAATGATTTTGGGGTTACAACGATTCATTGCACACCCAGCTATGCCATGCATCTGTCAGAAGTGGCTGAAGAGATGGGAACATCGCTTGACAGCCTGAAAACCGGGCTTTTCGGGGCTGAGTCGTGGTCAGAAAGCACCCGGAAAACCCTGGAAAACCGGCTCGGAATTACCGCATATGATTCCTACGGCTTAAGCGAATTGTTCGGTCCCGGTGTTGCATTTGAATGCGCTGAGCGAAATGGCCTCCATATCTGGCATGACAGTTACCTGGTCGAGATCATTGACCCGAAGACAGGGGAGCAGGTCGCTGATGGAGAGCGAGGGGAACTGGTAGTAACCCCCCTTGCAAAAGAAGCGATGCCCCTGTTGCGGTACCGGACCGGGGATATAACGATGCTGATGGAGGACGGGTGCCTGTGCAGGAGAGGCAAAAAAATCGCACGGATTACCGGAAGGAGTGATGACATGCTGGTCATCCGGGGAATAAACGTGTTCCCGTCCCAGATAGAGCATGTCCTGCTCAGGATTCCGGAAGTAGGCAATCAATTTATGGTATATATCGACAGAATAAATCATCTGGACGAGATGACCGTCGAAGTGGAGATCAACCGGGAATTTTTCAGCGGCGAGCTGGCAGATCTTGCCAGGCTGCAGAAAAAAGTGGTCAAAGAGCTCCGGGATACCCTTGAGTTACGGACAACGGTCACTCTTGTGGAACCGGGATCACTTCCCCGGTTTGAAGGAAAAGCAAAACGAGTGATTGACCGGAGAGGGGCAGAATGA
- the cas1 gene encoding CRISPR-associated endonuclease Cas1, which yields MTNYSWLPVTGFGAHIKSTQKQLIVQKKNTTEVYPIDSFKHLLIVGGHTINSTTVMQLIKNGAYISFFDTDGSPVGTIQPFGDGGMAELHALQQSVPRHRYAIAVADGALRSRLLSITRAQEVRQTTLFYEGELEFLKNAQEELVYLIKLDEIRRLHRMTSDMYYEIMARDLPPDWGFRRRTDRPHTDPINAMLSFGYAMLYGTCSVSVIGAFLDPDTGLLHDGKGSLIQDLIEPLKAEMVDRLVFQIAKDSLKPADFELTTNRCILSESLIRMMIDLFYTTINAEKINVHVSGFCNSMKNNSEFRVQY from the coding sequence GTGACGAATTATTCATGGCTGCCAGTCACCGGTTTTGGGGCCCACATAAAATCCACCCAGAAGCAACTCATAGTGCAGAAAAAAAATACCACAGAAGTCTATCCTATTGACTCTTTCAAGCACCTCCTCATCGTTGGAGGACATACGATCAATTCAACAACCGTCATGCAGCTCATTAAAAATGGTGCATACATCTCGTTTTTTGATACGGATGGTTCACCGGTGGGAACAATACAACCGTTCGGTGATGGAGGCATGGCTGAATTGCATGCACTCCAGCAGAGTGTTCCCCGCCACAGGTACGCTATCGCCGTTGCAGATGGGGCTCTCAGATCACGGCTGTTATCGATCACCCGGGCTCAGGAAGTACGCCAAACAACCCTGTTTTACGAAGGGGAACTGGAATTCTTAAAAAACGCCCAGGAAGAACTGGTTTATCTGATCAAACTGGATGAAATACGACGTCTTCATCGCATGACCTCAGATATGTATTATGAGATAATGGCCCGGGACCTTCCCCCCGACTGGGGGTTCAGGAGGAGGACCGATAGACCTCATACCGATCCCATCAATGCTATGCTCTCATTTGGATATGCGATGCTCTATGGTACGTGTTCTGTCTCAGTTATTGGAGCGTTTCTTGATCCAGATACCGGGCTGTTACACGATGGGAAGGGAAGCCTGATACAGGATCTTATTGAACCGCTGAAAGCGGAAATGGTGGACCGGTTAGTATTTCAGATTGCAAAAGATAGCCTGAAACCTGCAGATTTTGAATTGACTACGAATCGTTGTATTCTCTCAGAGAGCCTCATCAGGATGATGATTGATCTGTTTTATACGACAATCAATGCTGAAAAGATCAACGTGCATGTATCTGGTTTCTGTAACTCAATGAAAAATAATTCTGAATTCAGAGTGCAGTACTGA
- a CDS encoding acylphosphatase — MKTIEIFITGRVQKVGFRACIRRIATDLNVTGTVMNLSDGRVHIYASGEAMILEKFVSMVYGCPRAIIRDIHLVEIPLENFDDFSIIKGDGRVSTAL; from the coding sequence GTGAAAACCATTGAGATATTCATTACCGGAAGAGTCCAGAAAGTCGGATTCCGAGCATGTATCCGAAGAATTGCAACAGATTTGAACGTGACGGGAACCGTCATGAACCTCTCGGATGGGAGAGTCCACATCTATGCTTCAGGAGAAGCAATGATTCTTGAAAAATTTGTCTCAATGGTATACGGGTGTCCCCGGGCAATCATCCGGGATATCCATCTCGTGGAAATTCCCCTGGAAAATTTCGATGATTTCTCCATCATCAAAGGTGACGGAAGAGTCAGTACTGCACTCTGA
- the glmM gene encoding phosphoglucosamine mutase has translation MTVVKMKKQMFGTNGVRGVTGKDITPELMIKVGQSLGSMRSGQIAVGRDTRTSGESLIKAVKAGLLAAGCNVTDCGILPTPALQYIVREHFEGGVMITASHNPPEYNGVKIIEPDGTEMGDEETIKLETLIFSNSFPLGTWKEAGSESIAPHLIQEYCSSISGHFPGSPGKGITVVADPGSGPACLTTPVILTAMGCCVLTINGKMDGTFPGRLPEPSIEGLRPLSELVISSGAAFGVAHDGDADRAVFVDETGKFVEEDQQFALIAQYICHKKKGTVVTPVSTGQVVEKVITMEGGTVTYTPVGSIYVARTMRSLLNEGVNVIFGGEGNGGLIFPEHQFCRDGGMTAAMMVSILSSTGKKVSELISQLPRRYVLKDKIRTPKGDEIMDAIKSAYTHEKIDQTDGIKIIRQNAWILVRASGTEPIIRIIVDADDPDTCQNFHKEIKQKILTYS, from the coding sequence ATGACCGTAGTAAAAATGAAAAAACAAATGTTCGGTACAAACGGTGTGAGAGGTGTTACTGGTAAGGATATTACACCGGAACTTATGATCAAGGTCGGCCAGTCTCTCGGATCCATGAGAAGCGGACAAATTGCTGTTGGCCGGGATACACGAACCTCCGGCGAATCCCTTATTAAGGCTGTAAAAGCCGGTCTCCTTGCAGCAGGATGTAACGTAACCGACTGCGGAATTCTCCCTACACCTGCACTCCAATATATTGTTCGGGAACACTTCGAGGGAGGGGTAATGATAACGGCCTCTCACAATCCCCCCGAATATAACGGTGTCAAGATTATCGAGCCGGATGGAACCGAGATGGGGGATGAAGAAACCATCAAACTTGAAACATTGATCTTCAGCAATTCTTTTCCTCTCGGGACATGGAAAGAAGCAGGCAGCGAATCAATTGCTCCCCATCTCATTCAGGAATATTGTTCATCGATTTCAGGACATTTTCCTGGCAGTCCGGGAAAAGGAATTACCGTTGTTGCAGATCCCGGATCCGGGCCTGCCTGTCTTACAACCCCGGTTATTCTCACAGCAATGGGATGCTGTGTTTTAACGATAAATGGAAAGATGGATGGAACATTTCCAGGCCGGCTTCCCGAACCTTCAATAGAAGGACTCCGTCCATTATCAGAACTTGTCATCAGCAGCGGAGCAGCATTCGGAGTTGCCCACGATGGGGATGCAGATCGCGCTGTATTCGTTGATGAAACAGGAAAATTCGTTGAGGAAGATCAGCAGTTTGCACTTATTGCCCAGTATATCTGCCATAAGAAAAAAGGAACGGTTGTGACTCCGGTCAGTACCGGCCAGGTTGTTGAGAAAGTAATAACCATGGAAGGTGGAACGGTAACATACACTCCTGTTGGCAGTATCTATGTCGCCCGTACGATGCGTTCACTACTGAATGAAGGTGTGAATGTGATATTCGGGGGTGAAGGAAATGGTGGCCTGATCTTCCCCGAACATCAGTTTTGTCGGGATGGGGGTATGACAGCAGCAATGATGGTGTCCATCCTCTCTTCAACGGGTAAAAAGGTTTCAGAACTCATCAGTCAATTGCCTAGAAGATATGTCCTCAAAGATAAGATCAGAACCCCAAAAGGAGATGAGATTATGGACGCAATTAAATCCGCATATACTCATGAAAAAATCGATCAGACTGACGGGATTAAGATCATCAGGCAGAATGCCTGGATACTCGTGAGAGCGTCAGGAACTGAGCCGATAATCCGGATCATTGTTGACGCAGATGATCCTGACACATGTCAGAATTTCCATAAAGAGATCAAACAAAAAATCCTGACATATAGTTGA
- the mobB gene encoding molybdopterin-guanine dinucleotide biosynthesis protein B, with the protein MKIIHVVGRSNSGKTTFIKNLIPELKKIGSVSVIKHLGDHDYKLEDGKDTTIFFEAGATITVGIDAQKSVVVIRNNELDKALKLLAGLEMDFVVIEGFKQYSFPKIVIGSLEIEKCALNNPSIDQVILNLDLFETFLDKTLKGS; encoded by the coding sequence ATGAAAATTATCCATGTTGTTGGCCGTTCGAATTCCGGGAAAACTACATTTATCAAAAATCTGATTCCCGAATTAAAAAAAATCGGTAGCGTTTCTGTTATAAAACATCTGGGAGATCATGATTATAAGCTCGAAGACGGCAAGGATACGACCATTTTTTTTGAGGCCGGTGCAACCATTACTGTAGGTATTGACGCACAAAAGTCAGTAGTTGTTATACGGAACAACGAGCTGGATAAAGCATTAAAACTGCTTGCAGGGCTGGAAATGGATTTTGTAGTAATTGAAGGCTTCAAACAGTACTCTTTCCCAAAAATCGTGATCGGTAGTCTTGAGATCGAGAAATGCGCTCTGAACAATCCCTCTATTGATCAGGTCATATTGAATCTTGATCTTTTTGAAACGTTTTTAGATAAAACCCTAAAGGGGAGTTAA
- a CDS encoding DUF5806 family protein, with product MDEGDIQQEINKYKKFKKVDGATYRKVNHFLRKRTYITAREWALARLCTDFRTSGGAEMTFIGKHLPELVPFMEDTYTPQAVNQARNSFKKKVRKASATFFYGAMCGFFTTDELDDLLFEASEVARFLLEVEGTTLDIDEEIDIEDRITTVMRSVGEAAKTILKTRGEENDIPMPANIADITQPDVQISDSTGIDSPDIIQKKNDSSQLSDKEESTNQTHSEYVKDHNNTLDANQQDNHPDKKNGEGILPS from the coding sequence ATGGACGAGGGAGATATCCAGCAGGAGATCAACAAATATAAAAAATTCAAGAAGGTCGATGGAGCCACTTACCGAAAGGTGAATCACTTTTTACGGAAGCGCACCTACATCACAGCAAGGGAATGGGCTCTGGCCCGACTCTGCACCGATTTTCGTACATCCGGAGGAGCAGAGATGACCTTCATCGGGAAGCATCTTCCCGAACTCGTCCCCTTCATGGAGGATACTTATACCCCCCAGGCAGTAAACCAGGCACGCAACTCATTCAAGAAAAAAGTGAGAAAGGCAAGCGCAACTTTTTTTTATGGTGCTATGTGCGGCTTTTTCACCACAGATGAACTCGATGATCTACTTTTTGAAGCCAGCGAAGTTGCACGATTTCTCCTGGAAGTAGAAGGAACGACACTGGATATCGATGAAGAGATCGATATCGAGGATCGCATTACCACAGTAATGAGAAGTGTGGGAGAAGCTGCAAAAACCATACTCAAGACACGGGGAGAAGAAAATGACATCCCCATGCCGGCAAATATAGCGGATATCACTCAGCCAGATGTACAAATATCTGATTCAACCGGCATAGATAGCCCAGATATCATCCAAAAGAAAAATGATTCTTCGCAATTGTCTGACAAAGAGGAGTCTACTAATCAAACCCATTCAGAGTATGTAAAAGACCATAATAATACATTAGACGCAAATCAACAGGACAATCACCCTGATAAAAAAAATGGTGAGGGGATACTTCCATCATGA
- a CDS encoding helix-turn-helix domain-containing protein produces the protein MADSTQMLTPKEVADRLGVHQKTVHLWLRSGKLQGIKISYRAWRIPRESLDSFIEVNSNRSGKPGAHATTNNNQEQKDIHQTILVQDKKEEIPPNKSKMKYYIRDIMGEQSHDNK, from the coding sequence ATGGCAGACAGTACCCAGATGCTGACCCCTAAAGAGGTTGCTGATAGACTAGGGGTTCATCAGAAAACCGTTCACCTGTGGCTTCGCTCAGGAAAACTGCAGGGGATAAAAATTTCCTATCGTGCCTGGAGAATACCAAGAGAGTCCCTTGATTCCTTTATTGAAGTCAATAGTAACAGATCAGGTAAACCGGGTGCCCATGCAACTACAAATAACAATCAGGAACAAAAAGATATTCATCAGACAATCCTTGTTCAGGATAAAAAAGAAGAAATACCTCCCAACAAATCCAAAATGAAATATTACATCAGGGATATTATGGGAGAACAATCCCATGATAACAAATAA
- a CDS encoding recombinase family protein, with protein MFQTLILGTGWMLIPFCVRDTDTRKRTPILQNFVKNPLSKTSINNYQNTYTFLTMYSYQKGRLMIKIGYVRVSREDQNVENQINLLESEGLPRDSIFVDRISGISPVEDREGYAKMMQCIKNRTSGDIITLYVFEISRLGRSFLETLNTVRVLEESGVRVWSLSPAESWSRIEDKKLRDLMLSIFSWVADRERENLIERTKLGLARARAEGKHLGRPERVIPWKRVKELQEKDISLAAISRILDIPYTTLYRHKSQLDKDTSL; from the coding sequence TTGTTCCAGACCCTCATATTAGGCACTGGTTGGATGTTAATCCCTTTTTGTGTGCGTGATACCGACACAAGGAAAAGAACCCCCATTTTACAGAATTTTGTCAAAAATCCTTTATCAAAAACGAGCATTAATAATTACCAAAATACTTATACCTTTTTGACAATGTATTCTTATCAAAAAGGAAGACTTATGATAAAAATTGGATATGTCCGGGTTTCCCGGGAAGATCAGAATGTTGAAAATCAGATCAATCTGCTTGAATCTGAAGGACTTCCCCGCGATTCTATCTTTGTGGATCGGATTTCAGGAATCTCCCCGGTAGAGGATCGTGAGGGATATGCAAAGATGATGCAGTGCATAAAAAACCGGACTTCGGGTGATATAATCACCTTGTATGTCTTTGAAATTTCTCGCCTGGGGCGTTCGTTCCTTGAAACACTGAATACCGTTAGGGTCCTTGAGGAATCCGGTGTCCGTGTATGGTCTCTTTCTCCGGCAGAATCCTGGAGCCGTATCGAAGATAAAAAACTCCGGGATCTGATGCTCTCGATCTTTTCCTGGGTAGCCGATCGTGAACGGGAGAACCTTATCGAAAGGACGAAACTTGGGCTTGCCCGGGCAAGGGCTGAGGGTAAGCATCTCGGCCGGCCAGAGCGGGTAATTCCGTGGAAAAGAGTGAAAGAACTGCAGGAAAAAGATATTTCCCTGGCTGCAATCTCCCGTATCCTTGATATCCCGTATACGACCCTGTACCGTCATAAATCACAACTTGATAAGGATACTTCCCTGTGA
- the xerA gene encoding site-specific tyrosine recombinase/integron integrase yields MESGYFSEWLKSYRTYLRMRNYSARTLDSYEQVIKHFGYYVWLRRHTEVTKLVIYWKDIEKARLDTSVDVTPLMVTDFLSFVSSMRTYKPKTYHRIISTLSSFYRFLYTQGAVTANPLTGIDRPRIKQQDIKYLKHSQVLRLIDSIEDPRDKLIVRTIYATGVRVSELCNMNIEDIDFDEHTIRIRGKGDKTRIVFVDDDTLKDLSAFIGNRIVGPLFVGQQGKHISSRAIQHIFKHYAPNGITPHKIRHSYASELYKRSKNLRVVQENLGHTSIKTTEIYLHTDIDERRQIYQQFFPLSGSNDKE; encoded by the coding sequence ATGGAAAGCGGGTATTTTTCGGAGTGGCTCAAGTCATACCGTACTTACCTCCGGATGCGAAACTATTCTGCCCGCACGCTTGACAGTTACGAACAGGTGATCAAGCATTTCGGTTATTATGTCTGGCTCCGTCGGCATACTGAAGTAACAAAGCTTGTTATTTACTGGAAGGATATCGAGAAAGCCCGGCTCGACACCAGTGTTGATGTCACGCCGTTGATGGTGACGGATTTCCTTTCCTTTGTTTCTTCAATGAGGACCTACAAACCCAAGACATATCATCGCATCATCTCCACACTCAGCTCTTTTTACCGTTTTTTATATACCCAGGGGGCGGTTACGGCAAATCCCCTGACGGGAATTGATCGTCCCCGAATAAAACAGCAGGATATCAAATACCTAAAGCACAGCCAGGTGCTCCGTTTGATTGATTCGATTGAGGATCCGCGGGATAAACTGATTGTCAGGACGATCTATGCGACCGGGGTCCGGGTGTCTGAATTATGCAACATGAATATCGAGGATATTGATTTCGATGAGCATACCATCCGGATACGCGGAAAAGGAGACAAAACCAGGATTGTTTTCGTTGATGATGATACCTTAAAGGATCTTTCAGCGTTCATCGGCAACAGAATCGTTGGTCCCCTTTTTGTTGGTCAGCAGGGAAAACACATCTCTTCGCGGGCGATCCAGCATATCTTCAAGCATTATGCCCCGAATGGCATCACGCCTCATAAAATCCGTCACAGTTATGCCAGTGAATTGTATAAACGATCGAAAAATCTGCGGGTTGTTCAGGAAAATCTCGGGCACACTTCCATTAAAACAACGGAAATCTATCTGCACACGGATATTGATGAGCGGCGGCAGATTTATCAGCAGTTTTTCCCCCTTTCGGGGTCAAATGATAAAGAATAA